In Gammaproteobacteria bacterium, one DNA window encodes the following:
- a CDS encoding TM2 domain-containing protein — protein MEQDSTHGARDPRDISVNVNLSLPDAPAAYESVYKDVLGYGLWCLCLAGVCGAHRIYMGKWGTGILWLLTFGLAGVGQLVDLFRMKALIRDANVRKGYIPHPMLAARANPGSAPPAALPKHTDLRLVLLEAAEKKGGELTVTQGVMASGKSFEEVEKCLRGMVDQGYVDVDNAPGSGVIVYRFPELSGS, from the coding sequence ATGGAACAAGACTCCACGCACGGCGCCAGAGACCCGAGAGACATCTCGGTCAACGTCAACCTCAGTCTCCCGGACGCGCCGGCGGCCTACGAGTCCGTATACAAGGACGTCCTGGGGTACGGGCTCTGGTGTCTGTGCCTCGCCGGGGTCTGCGGTGCCCATCGCATCTACATGGGCAAGTGGGGGACGGGAATCCTCTGGCTGTTGACCTTCGGCCTCGCGGGCGTCGGCCAATTGGTGGACCTGTTCCGCATGAAGGCGCTGATTCGCGATGCCAACGTGCGCAAGGGCTACATTCCCCATCCCATGCTGGCCGCCCGCGCCAACCCCGGTTCCGCGCCGCCCGCAGCCCTGCCCAAACACACGGACCTCAGGCTCGTGCTGCTCGAGGCCGCGGAGAAGAAGGGCGGCGAACTCACGGTCACCCAAGGGGTGATGGCCTCAGGGAAGTCCTTCGAAGAGGTCGAGAAGTGCCTGCGCGGCATGGTCGACCAGGGTTACGTCGACGTCGACAATGCGCCCGGCAGCGGCGTCATCGTGTATCGCTTCCCGGAGCTGTCGGGGAGCTAA
- a CDS encoding NAD(P)H-dependent oxidoreductase subunit E, translating to MTDQDILARWKEEPAPLLPVLHAFHARDGYLSEDAIRAVSKGLRIPLADLYGTITFYHHFARVPGGLDCPRVCTGPVCVQEGALDILAALAPEGATGMPCSGRCDDPVPVIRGHLTLAGRSAADLTARPAPLPPPARDGHRECVFRTIREPGHATLAGYRRDGGYEGLARAVSGMSPAEVIEAIDRSGLAGRGGAGFPTGRKWRAVAEANGTPKSIVCNADEGEPGCFKDRALMDYDPHAVIEGMIAAGYASGAHRGYIYLRYEYPETEHILAEAIREAEEAGILGPSVMGSGFAFDLHIRRGAGAYICGEETSLLNSMEGKHPFPRNRPPFPVTHGFENLPTVVNNVETLASVPHILALGAEWYAGLGLNGHAGTKVISLSGDILRPGNYEVPMGFPLERLLYDWAGGPFEGRTIQAVTMAGLSGGFLAGDDLFVTLDEPAIRARKSFLGAGGIMVFDDSRDMVEVAHAAMEFFAHESCGKCFPCRIGTQRLTERLAGEAGPDALVAWVDEVADIGYTMKETSACGLGTAAPLITESLMRYFPEAVSRHVTAHGPLPMAGRG from the coding sequence ATGACCGACCAGGACATCCTGGCCCGCTGGAAGGAGGAGCCCGCCCCGCTCCTCCCGGTTCTGCATGCCTTCCACGCGCGCGACGGCTACCTCTCCGAGGATGCCATCCGCGCGGTGTCCAAGGGGTTGCGCATCCCGCTCGCCGATCTGTACGGCACCATCACCTTCTATCACCACTTCGCGCGCGTGCCGGGTGGGCTCGACTGCCCGCGCGTCTGCACGGGACCCGTGTGCGTTCAGGAGGGCGCGCTCGACATCCTCGCGGCGCTCGCGCCCGAGGGGGCGACCGGCATGCCGTGCTCGGGCCGCTGCGACGACCCGGTCCCGGTCATCCGCGGCCATCTCACCCTGGCCGGACGCTCGGCCGCCGACCTCACGGCTCGGCCAGCTCCCCTCCCCCCGCCCGCCCGCGACGGCCACCGCGAGTGCGTCTTCCGCACCATCCGCGAGCCGGGGCACGCCACCCTGGCCGGATACCGCCGCGACGGCGGCTACGAGGGCCTCGCGCGCGCGGTGAGCGGAATGTCTCCCGCGGAGGTGATCGAAGCCATCGACCGGAGCGGGCTGGCTGGCCGGGGCGGCGCCGGCTTCCCCACGGGCCGCAAGTGGCGCGCGGTCGCCGAAGCGAACGGGACGCCGAAGTCCATCGTCTGCAACGCGGACGAGGGCGAGCCGGGCTGCTTCAAGGACCGCGCCCTCATGGACTACGATCCGCACGCGGTCATCGAGGGCATGATCGCCGCGGGGTACGCGAGCGGCGCGCACCGCGGCTACATCTACCTGCGCTACGAGTACCCCGAGACCGAGCACATCCTCGCGGAGGCCATCCGCGAAGCGGAGGAAGCGGGCATCCTGGGGCCGTCCGTGATGGGCAGCGGCTTCGCCTTCGACCTGCACATCCGCCGCGGCGCCGGCGCCTATATATGCGGGGAGGAGACATCGCTGCTGAACTCCATGGAGGGGAAGCATCCCTTCCCGCGCAACCGCCCCCCCTTCCCCGTCACCCACGGCTTCGAGAACCTGCCGACGGTCGTCAACAACGTCGAGACGCTGGCCTCCGTCCCGCATATTCTCGCGCTTGGCGCCGAGTGGTATGCCGGACTGGGCCTGAACGGACACGCCGGCACCAAGGTGATCTCGCTTTCCGGGGACATCCTCCGGCCCGGGAACTACGAAGTCCCCATGGGCTTCCCGCTCGAAAGGCTCCTCTACGACTGGGCCGGCGGCCCCTTCGAGGGCCGCACCATCCAGGCGGTTACGATGGCCGGGCTCTCCGGGGGCTTCCTGGCGGGTGACGATCTCTTCGTCACGCTGGACGAGCCCGCCATCCGGGCGCGCAAGTCGTTCCTGGGCGCGGGCGGCATCATGGTGTTCGACGACTCGCGCGACATGGTCGAGGTGGCGCACGCGGCGATGGAGTTCTTCGCGCACGAGTCCTGCGGGAAGTGCTTCCCCTGCCGCATCGGCACCCAGCGCCTGACCGAGCGGCTCGCCGGCGAGGCCGGCCCGGATGCGCTGGTGGCGTGGGTGGACGAAGTTGCGGATATTGGGTATACCATGAAGGAGACGAGCGCCTGCGGCCTGGGAACCGCGGCCCCGCTCATCACCGAGAGCCTCATGCGCTATTTTCCCGAGGCGGTTTCGCGCCACGTCACTGCCCATGGCCCCCTCCCCATGGCGGGCCGGGGCTAG
- the upp gene encoding uracil phosphoribosyltransferase, whose amino-acid sequence MPDRPHFTVLDHPLVADKVTRLRDHRTGHREFRDLIREIGALMAYEVLRDLPAEEVEVETPLETTTGLRVREEDVVLVPILRAGLGMLEGFTTVLPGARIGHVGLYRDHETLQPVQYYFNVPQPAGRHFIVVDPMLGTGGSSSATITLLREHGARDIRLAILVACPEGVHALERAHPDVPVFTAALDRQLNENGYILPGLGDAGDRIFGSD is encoded by the coding sequence GTGCCCGACCGGCCCCATTTCACGGTACTCGACCATCCGCTGGTTGCCGACAAGGTCACCCGACTGCGCGACCACCGCACCGGACACCGGGAGTTCCGGGACCTGATCCGCGAGATCGGCGCCCTGATGGCCTATGAGGTCCTGCGCGACCTGCCCGCCGAGGAAGTGGAGGTCGAGACCCCGCTTGAGACCACCACCGGCCTCCGCGTGCGCGAGGAAGACGTCGTGCTGGTGCCGATCCTGCGCGCCGGGTTGGGGATGCTCGAGGGCTTCACCACAGTGCTGCCGGGCGCGCGCATCGGGCACGTGGGGCTGTACCGGGACCATGAAACGCTCCAGCCTGTCCAGTACTACTTCAACGTTCCGCAGCCCGCGGGCCGCCACTTCATCGTGGTCGATCCGATGCTGGGCACGGGCGGGTCGTCGTCGGCGACCATTACGCTGCTCAGGGAACACGGCGCGCGCGACATCCGCCTGGCCATCCTGGTGGCCTGCCCGGAGGGCGTGCATGCCCTTGAGCGAGCGCATCCGGACGTGCCGGTTTTCACGGCCGCTCTGGACCGGCAGCTGAACGAGAACGGCTACATCCTGCCGGGACTGGGTGACGCCGGAGACCGCATCTTCGGGTCGGACTGA
- a CDS encoding DUF2784 domain-containing protein — protein sequence MTEPALYRLLDVLFVVFHTALVSFNMLGWAWRRTRRLHLLTIGVTLLFWFGAGIVYGWGYCPLTDWHWDLKRALGETGLPASWIKYHLDAVTGIDWNAALVDAVVVGSALVALGLSVMLNLRDRRRPG from the coding sequence ATGACCGAACCGGCCCTCTATCGGCTTCTCGATGTGCTGTTCGTCGTCTTTCATACGGCGCTGGTGAGCTTCAACATGCTCGGATGGGCCTGGAGGAGAACCCGGCGGCTCCACCTGCTGACCATCGGCGTGACGCTGCTGTTCTGGTTCGGGGCCGGGATTGTGTACGGATGGGGATACTGCCCGCTGACGGACTGGCACTGGGATTTGAAGCGGGCCCTGGGGGAGACCGGCCTGCCGGCGTCGTGGATCAAGTACCACCTGGACGCGGTCACGGGCATCGACTGGAACGCGGCCCTCGTGGATGCGGTGGTGGTGGGCAGTGCGCTGGTGGCGCTGGGACTCTCGGTGATGCTGAACCTTCGTGACCGGCGCCGGCCCGGCTAG